A single window of Nicotiana sylvestris chromosome 5, ASM39365v2, whole genome shotgun sequence DNA harbors:
- the LOC104237061 gene encoding NADH dehydrogenase [ubiquinone] iron-sulfur protein 5-B, with protein MASGWGITGNKGRCYDFWMDFSECMSRCREPKDCSLLREDYFECLHHSKEYQRRNRIYKEEQRQLRAASQKKKEGGDGGGGHH; from the exons ATGGCGTCAGGATGGGGAATAACAGGGAACAAAGGGCGATGCTATGATTTCTGGATGGACTTCAGTGAGTGTATGTCTCGATGCAGGGAGCCAAAAGACTGTTCCCTTCTTAGAGAAGACTACTTcgaatgccttcatcattccaaaGAG TATCAACGTAGGAACCGAATCTACAAAGAGGAGCAGCGCCAGTTAAGAGCTGCttcacaaaagaaaaaagaaggtgGAGACGGTGGTGGTGGTCATCACTGA